One window from the genome of Bacillota bacterium encodes:
- a CDS encoding type II secretion system F family protein has protein sequence MPSWSFRARDKEGRVVRGRLEAPDRQAALAQLRSRALVVTHLEIDRDLGTVVRRELRLPGRPLGRAELARFCRQLATMLAAGISLITSLGVLQHQYRGSRLGTVLGRVISRLEAGDTFSAALHAQGPVFPEVLSNMVAAGEVGGNLEDVLNRLADHFQREEAAVAKVKASLTYPVIVLVVACAAVFFLMFFVVPRFLSLFETLGAPLPLPTRILASVSFFLRRFWYGVVALIVAAVGLWHVLRGRGAVTETYERLLLKLPLVGELLVDQAWSRTARTLAAMLEAGVPLPVALAVARRAAANLVLRDVLERTETSVQQGRGLSGGLVPGPFVPPMVTQMVAVGEESGALDRMFVRVAETFETEAERLSQRLTALVEPVVIVLLGLVVGGIMISIFLPMFSVLRYVG, from the coding sequence GTGCCCTCGTGGAGTTTCCGGGCGCGAGATAAGGAAGGACGGGTCGTCCGGGGGCGGCTGGAGGCACCGGACCGGCAGGCGGCACTGGCCCAGTTGAGATCCCGGGCTCTGGTGGTTACGCACCTGGAGATCGACCGGGACCTGGGCACCGTAGTTCGGCGAGAACTGAGGCTCCCCGGCCGGCCCCTGGGCAGGGCAGAGCTGGCAAGGTTCTGCCGCCAGCTCGCCACCATGCTGGCGGCCGGCATCTCCCTCATCACCTCCCTGGGCGTACTCCAGCACCAGTACCGCGGCTCCCGCCTGGGCACGGTGCTGGGCCGGGTGATATCCCGGCTGGAAGCAGGGGACACCTTCAGCGCAGCCCTGCACGCCCAGGGCCCCGTGTTTCCCGAGGTCCTGTCCAACATGGTGGCGGCAGGGGAGGTGGGCGGCAACCTGGAAGACGTGCTCAACCGCCTGGCCGATCACTTTCAGCGCGAGGAGGCAGCGGTGGCCAAGGTGAAGGCTTCCCTCACGTACCCTGTCATCGTGCTCGTGGTGGCCTGCGCGGCCGTGTTTTTCCTCATGTTCTTCGTGGTGCCCAGGTTCCTTTCTCTGTTCGAAACCCTGGGGGCCCCGCTACCGCTCCCCACGCGCATCCTGGCATCCGTCAGCTTTTTCTTGCGCCGTTTTTGGTACGGGGTCGTGGCACTGATTGTGGCCGCCGTGGGGCTCTGGCACGTCCTGCGGGGGCGCGGTGCAGTCACAGAAACCTACGAACGGCTTCTCCTCAAACTGCCCCTGGTGGGGGAGCTACTGGTGGATCAGGCCTGGTCGCGTACCGCTCGCACCCTGGCCGCCATGCTGGAAGCAGGCGTGCCCTTACCGGTTGCTCTGGCCGTGGCCCGCCGCGCCGCCGCCAACCTCGTGCTCCGGGACGTCCTGGAACGCACGGAAACCAGCGTGCAGCAGGGACGCGGCCTTTCCGGCGGACTCGTGCCCGGACCGTTCGTGCCGCCCATGGTGACCCAGATGGTGGCCGTGGGCGAAGAGAGCGGGGCCCTGGACCGCATGTTCGTACGGGTCGCAGAAACGTTCGAGACGGAAGCAGAACGATTGTCCCAGCGTCTAACGGCCCTGGTGGAACCGGTGGTGATCGTCCTGCTGGGCCTGGTGGTGGGCGGTATCATGATCTCTATCTTCCTGCCCATGTTCTCGGTTCTCCGCTACGTGGGCTGA
- a CDS encoding type IV pilus twitching motility protein PilT — translation MNDLLRHAVARGASDLHLGAGLPPVLRVDGRLERTSLPDLSPEQVRGFVDEVTTPEQRAQFESRGELDFSYGVPGLGRFRVNVFMQRGTVAFAVRLIPTEVPSPEELGLPPALVRMAFSPKGFLLVTGPAGSGKSTTLAALIDTINRNSERHIITLEDPIEYLHRHRRSVVHQREVGGDTRSFADGLRAALRQDPDVIMIGEMRDLDTMATAITAAETGHLVMATLHTIDAAQTVARIVDAFPAAQQNQVRVQLAGCLLGVAAQQLIPRADGSGRVAAFELLVCTAAAANLIREGKIHQLATVLETGGSMGMMTMRQSLARLWQAGIISEAEYTRRIAAPGGGIGRALVEFPGAR, via the coding sequence ATGAACGATCTGCTGCGTCATGCTGTCGCCCGCGGGGCTTCGGACCTGCACCTGGGTGCGGGTCTTCCTCCCGTGTTGCGGGTGGACGGCAGGCTCGAGCGCACTTCACTACCGGACCTGAGCCCCGAACAGGTGAGGGGGTTCGTCGACGAAGTCACCACCCCCGAGCAGCGGGCTCAATTCGAGAGCCGGGGCGAACTCGACTTCTCATATGGCGTTCCCGGACTGGGCAGGTTCCGGGTCAACGTGTTCATGCAGCGGGGCACGGTGGCGTTCGCGGTGAGGCTCATTCCCACGGAAGTGCCGTCCCCCGAGGAATTGGGGCTCCCTCCTGCCCTGGTCCGGATGGCATTTTCTCCCAAGGGCTTCCTCTTGGTCACCGGGCCCGCGGGCAGCGGCAAGTCCACCACTCTGGCGGCTCTCATCGATACCATCAACCGGAACTCAGAACGCCACATCATCACTCTGGAAGACCCTATCGAGTATCTGCACCGCCATCGGCGCAGTGTGGTGCACCAGCGGGAGGTCGGTGGCGACACGCGCAGTTTCGCCGACGGCCTCCGGGCCGCCCTGCGGCAGGACCCGGACGTGATCATGATCGGGGAGATGCGCGACCTGGACACCATGGCCACCGCCATCACCGCAGCCGAGACGGGCCACCTGGTCATGGCGACCCTGCACACCATCGATGCCGCCCAAACAGTGGCCCGTATCGTGGACGCTTTCCCGGCAGCACAGCAGAATCAGGTGCGCGTCCAGCTGGCCGGGTGCCTCCTGGGCGTAGCCGCTCAGCAGCTGATCCCGCGGGCGGACGGGTCGGGGCGGGTCGCCGCCTTCGAACTGCTGGTGTGCACCGCGGCCGCAGCCAACCTGATCCGGGAGGGAAAGATCCACCAGCTCGCGACGGTGCTGGAAACCGGGGGCTCCATGGGGATGATGACCATGCGCCAGTCTCTGGCCCGCCTTTGGCAAGCGGGGATCATTTCTGAGGCCGAATACACCCGGCGAATAGCGGCGCCGGGCGGGGGGATCGGGCGTGCCCTCGTGGAGTTTCCGGGCGCGAGATAA
- a CDS encoding ATPase, T2SS/T4P/T4SS family gives MPPKRLGEILVQSGRIHSAQLQQALEEARRSGAKLGETLMRMGFITEEDLARALAEQLGLRFSPTVAYEREAVKLIPEQVARRHRVIPLARRGNVLELAMANPLDLLAQEDVRLLTGLAVQPVVVPARALEEALRRAYQLEALEETLQAAGPQEIEVFRLRELVEQAPVVKLVSSIIEQAVSARASDVHIEPHENGARVRFRIDGLLREVLEVPRGAQAPAISRIKLMAGMDISVRRLPQDGGFRVEHEGRSVDLRVSTLPTVYGEKVTIRVLDRAQAITRLEDLGFLPDVQDAYRETLQQVRGMVLVTGPTGSGKTTTLHASLNWLNDPALNLVTVEDPVEYHIPGVNQVQINEKAGLTFATALRAILRQDPDIIMVGEIRDPDTAEIAVRAALTGHLVLSTLHTGRAAQSVSRLLDMGLEPFLVASSLRAVLAQRLARRLCPHCAASYLLPEDAPERLSLGLPAGPLEVRRAEGCPRCEGRGFLGRVGIFELLTVDQGVRDLVLARQPAAAIHQYAVEHGMRTLEQDAVQKALLGLISLEEARRVAFGGE, from the coding sequence ATGCCACCCAAGCGCCTGGGGGAAATCCTGGTCCAATCAGGACGCATACATAGCGCCCAGCTTCAGCAGGCGCTGGAAGAGGCACGGCGGTCCGGGGCCAAGCTGGGCGAAACCCTGATGCGGATGGGGTTCATCACCGAAGAAGACCTGGCCAGGGCCCTGGCCGAGCAGCTGGGCCTGCGCTTTTCCCCTACCGTGGCGTACGAGCGGGAGGCGGTCAAACTGATCCCCGAGCAGGTGGCCAGGCGGCACCGGGTGATCCCCCTGGCCCGGCGGGGCAATGTCCTGGAACTGGCCATGGCTAACCCCCTGGATCTGCTGGCCCAGGAAGACGTCAGGCTGCTCACCGGCCTGGCGGTACAGCCTGTCGTCGTACCCGCCCGGGCGCTCGAGGAAGCGCTCCGACGCGCGTACCAGCTGGAGGCCCTGGAAGAGACCCTGCAGGCAGCCGGGCCCCAGGAGATCGAAGTCTTCCGGCTGCGCGAACTGGTAGAACAGGCACCCGTGGTGAAGCTGGTCAGCAGCATCATCGAACAGGCCGTTTCTGCCCGGGCGTCGGACGTGCATATCGAACCGCACGAGAATGGGGCTCGGGTGAGGTTCCGGATCGACGGGCTCCTGCGTGAGGTCCTCGAAGTACCCCGGGGTGCCCAGGCCCCCGCGATTTCGCGCATCAAGCTCATGGCCGGCATGGACATCTCCGTCCGGCGCCTGCCCCAGGACGGTGGTTTCCGGGTGGAACACGAGGGGCGGTCTGTGGACCTGCGTGTCTCCACCCTACCCACCGTCTACGGTGAAAAGGTGACTATCAGGGTCCTGGACCGGGCGCAGGCCATCACCCGGCTGGAAGACCTGGGCTTCCTGCCCGACGTGCAGGACGCCTACCGGGAAACCCTGCAGCAGGTACGCGGCATGGTGCTCGTCACCGGGCCCACAGGTTCGGGCAAAACCACCACCCTGCACGCTTCCCTGAACTGGCTGAACGACCCCGCCCTCAACCTGGTCACCGTGGAGGACCCCGTGGAGTATCACATCCCGGGCGTTAACCAGGTGCAGATCAACGAAAAGGCAGGGCTGACCTTCGCGACGGCGCTGCGCGCCATCTTACGCCAGGATCCCGACATCATCATGGTCGGTGAGATCCGGGATCCCGACACTGCGGAGATAGCCGTGCGGGCCGCCCTCACCGGGCACCTGGTGCTGAGCACCCTTCACACGGGCCGGGCAGCCCAGAGCGTGAGCCGGCTGCTGGACATGGGCCTGGAGCCGTTCCTGGTCGCGTCTTCCCTGCGGGCGGTGCTGGCCCAGCGGCTGGCCAGACGCCTGTGTCCCCACTGTGCCGCAAGCTACCTGCTACCCGAAGACGCCCCCGAGAGACTCTCGCTGGGATTGCCCGCCGGGCCCCTTGAGGTGAGGCGGGCAGAAGGGTGCCCCCGCTGCGAGGGGCGCGGTTTCCTGGGCCGGGTGGGGATCTTCGAACTGTTGACCGTGGACCAGGGGGTACGCGATCTGGTTCTCGCCCGGCAACCGGCGGCGGCCATTCACCAGTACGCGGTAGAGCACGGCATGCGCACGCTGGAGCAGGACGCGGTTCAGAAGGCGTTGCTGGGCCTCATTTCCCTGGAAGAGGCCAGGCGGGTAGCATTCGGAGGAGAGTGA
- a CDS encoding valine--tRNA ligase yields the protein MCRVTRRGRPVQARLPPVYDPKAVEEQRYRFWMEGRYFAARVNRAREPFCIVIPPPNVTGSLHIGHALDNTMQDILIRWRRMQGYETLWLPGTDHAGIATQHVVEKRLAREGLSRHDLGREKFLERVWEWKNEYESTIISQLRRLGASCDWSRTRFTMDEGCSRAVREVFVRLWEKGVIYRGEYIVNWCPECRTALSDLEVEREEATGRLWYVRYPYADGSGYLTVATTRPETILGDVAVAVHPDDGRYRDIVGRTVVVPMVDRPVPVIADRAVDPDFGTGAVKITPAHDPDDFEVAARHGLAAIAVIDADGNMTAEAGRYAKMTREQCRRAILDDLRAAGLIEREEEHTLALGHCYRCDTVVEPLLSRQWFVRMKPLAEPAIEAVKQGDIVIVPERFTRVYLNWLENIRDWCISRQIWWGHRIPAWHCLRCGQITVSRTDPAACAHCGSDRLEQDESVLDTWFSSALWPFSTLGWPDRTPELEYFYPTSVLVTGYDILFFWVARMIFMGLEFMGKKPFHFVLLHGLVRDAEGEKMSKSRGTGIDPMDAIEKYGADSLRFSLIMGNTPGNDFRFYWEKVEGARNFCNKLWNAARFVLMNLDDFDPEARAPLALADRWILSRYARVRDEVTGLLEQFQLGEAARVLYDFIWDEYCDWYIEMSKGRLAQPGPGRAAAQRTLWLVLEGILRLLHPFIPFITEEIWQRLPHEGPALVVAPWPGSRPDLVDQAAEEQVTLWMEVTRAIRNLRAEVGVGPGQPAAALAHADPETVRVLAAGRDIISRLSWSAPFEVMRADEGRPARAVASVVRGVEVFVPLEGVVDVAREVERTRAQIRQAEAELERVEARLCNPQFLERAPQEVVDEMRARQQEALEKVRKLRERLQLLEG from the coding sequence ATGTGCAGAGTGACGAGGAGGGGGAGACCCGTGCAGGCGAGATTGCCTCCCGTGTATGACCCGAAGGCGGTGGAGGAACAGCGTTACCGGTTCTGGATGGAGGGGCGTTACTTTGCGGCCCGGGTGAACCGGGCGCGGGAGCCCTTCTGCATCGTCATCCCGCCTCCCAATGTGACCGGTTCGCTCCACATAGGGCATGCGCTGGACAACACCATGCAGGACATCCTGATCCGGTGGCGGAGGATGCAGGGGTACGAAACTCTGTGGCTGCCCGGCACCGACCATGCGGGCATCGCCACCCAGCACGTGGTGGAAAAGAGGCTGGCCAGGGAGGGCCTGAGCCGGCACGACCTGGGTCGGGAGAAGTTTCTGGAGCGGGTCTGGGAGTGGAAAAACGAGTATGAGTCCACCATCATTTCCCAGTTGCGCCGCCTGGGGGCGTCCTGCGACTGGTCCCGCACCCGCTTCACCATGGACGAGGGTTGCTCGCGGGCGGTGCGGGAAGTGTTCGTGCGGCTGTGGGAGAAGGGGGTAATTTACCGGGGCGAGTACATCGTGAACTGGTGCCCGGAGTGCCGCACGGCCCTCTCCGACCTGGAGGTGGAACGGGAGGAAGCGACCGGCCGGCTGTGGTACGTCCGCTACCCCTACGCCGATGGGTCCGGGTACCTCACGGTGGCCACCACCCGCCCGGAGACCATCCTGGGAGACGTGGCGGTGGCGGTGCACCCCGACGATGGGCGCTACCGGGACATCGTGGGGAGGACGGTCGTGGTACCCATGGTGGACCGGCCCGTCCCCGTCATTGCCGACCGGGCGGTGGATCCTGACTTTGGCACCGGGGCGGTTAAGATCACCCCGGCGCACGACCCCGACGACTTTGAGGTGGCCGCCCGCCACGGGTTGGCAGCCATCGCCGTCATTGACGCCGACGGCAATATGACGGCAGAGGCCGGGCGGTACGCGAAGATGACCAGGGAGCAATGCCGGCGGGCGATCCTGGATGACCTGCGGGCGGCCGGGCTCATCGAAAGAGAGGAAGAGCACACCCTGGCCCTGGGCCACTGCTACCGCTGTGACACGGTGGTGGAGCCGCTGCTTTCCCGGCAGTGGTTCGTGCGCATGAAGCCCCTGGCGGAACCGGCCATCGAGGCGGTCAAACAGGGTGACATCGTCATCGTCCCCGAACGCTTCACCCGGGTATACCTGAACTGGCTGGAGAACATCCGGGACTGGTGCATATCCCGCCAGATCTGGTGGGGCCATCGCATTCCCGCCTGGCACTGCCTCCGGTGTGGCCAAATCACCGTGTCGCGCACCGATCCTGCGGCCTGCGCCCACTGCGGCAGCGACCGCCTGGAGCAGGACGAGAGCGTGCTGGACACCTGGTTTTCTTCCGCCCTGTGGCCGTTTTCCACCCTGGGATGGCCCGATCGCACCCCGGAACTTGAGTACTTCTATCCCACTTCGGTGCTGGTGACGGGGTACGACATCCTCTTCTTCTGGGTGGCCCGCATGATATTCATGGGCCTGGAGTTCATGGGCAAGAAGCCCTTTCACTTCGTCCTCCTGCACGGGCTGGTGCGCGACGCCGAAGGCGAGAAGATGTCCAAATCACGCGGCACCGGCATCGATCCCATGGACGCCATCGAGAAGTACGGGGCAGACAGCCTGCGCTTTTCCCTGATCATGGGCAACACGCCCGGGAACGACTTCCGGTTTTACTGGGAGAAAGTGGAGGGTGCCCGTAACTTCTGTAACAAGCTGTGGAACGCCGCCCGCTTCGTACTCATGAACCTGGACGACTTCGACCCGGAGGCCCGGGCTCCCCTGGCTCTGGCGGATCGCTGGATCCTGAGCCGTTACGCGCGCGTGCGCGACGAGGTCACCGGGTTGCTGGAGCAATTCCAACTGGGAGAGGCGGCCCGGGTGCTGTACGACTTTATCTGGGACGAGTACTGCGACTGGTATATAGAGATGAGCAAGGGTCGCCTGGCCCAGCCCGGTCCGGGCAGGGCGGCTGCCCAGCGCACCCTGTGGCTGGTGCTGGAGGGCATCCTGCGCCTCTTGCACCCATTCATCCCCTTCATCACCGAAGAGATCTGGCAGCGGCTTCCCCACGAGGGTCCCGCCCTGGTGGTGGCGCCCTGGCCGGGGAGCAGGCCCGATCTGGTGGACCAGGCGGCTGAGGAACAGGTGACCCTGTGGATGGAGGTGACGCGGGCGATCCGCAACCTGAGGGCCGAGGTGGGCGTGGGGCCGGGACAGCCGGCCGCGGCTCTGGCGCACGCAGATCCCGAGACGGTGCGGGTCCTGGCCGCGGGGCGCGACATCATTTCCCGCCTGTCCTGGAGCGCGCCCTTTGAGGTAATGCGGGCCGACGAAGGACGACCCGCGCGCGCCGTGGCGTCCGTGGTGCGGGGGGTGGAAGTGTTCGTCCCCCTGGAAGGCGTGGTGGACGTGGCGCGCGAGGTGGAACGCACCCGCGCCCAGATCCGGCAGGCCGAAGCCGAACTGGAGCGGGTGGAAGCCCGGCTCTGCAATCCCCAATTCCTCGAGAGAGCGCCACAGGAAGTGGTGGACGAAATGCGGGCCCGCCAGCAGGAAGCGCTGGAGAAGGTGCGGAAACTCAGGGAGCGACTGCAGCTGCTGGAGGGCTAA
- a CDS encoding folylpolyglutamate synthase/dihydrofolate synthase family protein, producing MDYEEALEYIHGLGRFGSRLGLERISRLLELAGHPQADLRVIHVAGTNGKGSVTAMAASVLGAAGHRVGMYISPYLEDFRERIQVDGQCIPEREVAAWVERLRPLVERVVDGGLDHPTEFEFITLLAMCYFAARRVDYVVLEVGLGGRFDATNVVAEPLACVISNIALDHTDRLGQTIAEIAFEKAGIIKPGRPVVTGARDPEALEVIARVARDKGAPLFVAGQDFTWQERYCDWRGQKVDLRCPGRDFRDLYIPLVGRHQQSNTACAVTALEVGVPGLPEKAVREGVAGCRWPGRLEVLGEHPLVVIDAAHNPDGAAALRQALELFPRRRLVMVLGILKDKNAEAMVQLLAPGVDLLVATSPAGPRAGNPERIADLARPLCGKVAVEPDLALALELALAAASPDDMVLVAGSIYLVGPARALLRARLASSASPTCA from the coding sequence ATGGATTACGAAGAAGCGCTTGAGTACATCCACGGTCTGGGCCGCTTTGGTTCCCGGCTGGGGCTGGAGCGCATCAGCAGGCTTTTGGAGCTGGCTGGCCACCCGCAGGCCGATTTGCGGGTGATACACGTGGCTGGCACCAACGGCAAAGGGTCGGTAACCGCCATGGCCGCTTCCGTGCTGGGAGCCGCAGGGCACCGGGTAGGGATGTACATTTCGCCTTACCTGGAGGATTTCCGGGAGCGCATACAGGTGGACGGCCAGTGTATCCCGGAGCGCGAAGTGGCCGCCTGGGTGGAACGCCTGCGCCCCCTGGTAGAGAGGGTAGTGGACGGCGGCCTTGACCACCCCACCGAGTTCGAGTTCATCACCCTGCTGGCCATGTGTTACTTTGCTGCCCGGCGGGTGGACTACGTGGTGCTGGAAGTGGGACTGGGCGGGCGGTTTGATGCCACCAACGTGGTGGCGGAGCCGCTGGCCTGCGTCATATCCAACATCGCCCTTGACCACACCGATCGGCTCGGTCAGACCATAGCCGAGATTGCCTTCGAGAAGGCCGGCATCATCAAGCCCGGCCGCCCGGTGGTGACCGGTGCCCGTGATCCCGAGGCCCTGGAGGTCATCGCGCGGGTGGCCCGCGACAAGGGGGCACCCCTTTTCGTGGCCGGGCAGGATTTCACGTGGCAGGAGAGGTATTGTGACTGGCGGGGCCAGAAAGTCGATCTCCGTTGCCCGGGCCGCGATTTCCGCGACCTTTACATCCCCCTGGTGGGTCGCCACCAGCAGTCCAACACCGCCTGTGCGGTCACGGCCCTGGAGGTGGGTGTACCCGGTCTGCCCGAAAAGGCGGTGCGGGAGGGGGTGGCGGGTTGCCGGTGGCCAGGCAGGCTGGAGGTGCTGGGGGAACATCCCCTGGTGGTAATAGACGCCGCCCACAATCCCGACGGCGCAGCTGCCCTGCGGCAGGCTCTGGAACTGTTTCCCCGGCGGCGGCTGGTGATGGTGCTCGGCATCCTCAAAGACAAGAATGCCGAGGCCATGGTGCAGCTCCTGGCTCCCGGTGTCGACCTGCTCGTGGCCACCTCGCCGGCCGGACCGCGGGCCGGGAATCCGGAACGCATCGCCGATCTGGCCCGTCCCCTTTGTGGAAAGGTGGCGGTGGAACCCGACCTGGCTTTGGCGCTGGAACTGGCACTGGCAGCTGCTTCCCCCGATGACATGGTGCTGGTGGCGGGGTCCATCTACCTGGTAGGGCCGGCCCGGGCCCTGTTGCGGGCCCGTCTGGCTTCGAGCGCCAGTCCGACGTGCGCATAA
- a CDS encoding DUF4321 domain-containing protein, producing MRRRTREGVSLVVLLLAGLVLGTLVGEILGARFPALAVLSQSRGIALGPCSFDLRVISFTVGLGLQVNLLGAAGALVGIILWWRR from the coding sequence ATGCGGCGCCGGACGAGGGAGGGGGTGTCCCTGGTGGTCCTTCTCCTGGCGGGTCTCGTCCTGGGCACCCTGGTGGGGGAGATCTTGGGGGCTCGATTTCCCGCTCTGGCCGTGCTATCCCAGAGTAGGGGAATTGCCCTCGGACCCTGCTCCTTTGACCTGCGGGTGATATCTTTCACCGTAGGCCTGGGCTTGCAGGTCAACCTCCTGGGAGCGGCAGGGGCACTGGTGGGGATCATCCTCTGGTGGCGCAGGTAG
- the radC gene encoding DNA repair protein RadC has protein sequence MENRYTMRDLPPDDRPREKLMRHGAEVLSTSELLAVVLGSGSEGQSALSLARSLLEEAGGTLSGLATLSVQDLMRWHGMGPAKVARVRATVELARRLWAEEAGSRPVVHNAEDLAALVVPRLRYLDREHLLVVMLDASNRVVGVETVSVGDLTSSIAHPREVFKPCIRRNAAAVALAHNHPSGDPRPSEDDVQVTQRMIAAGKLLGIEVLDHVILSDHGYISLRQAGFGWEKGE, from the coding sequence CTGGAAAACCGGTACACCATGAGGGACCTCCCACCGGACGACCGCCCGCGGGAGAAGCTCATGCGGCACGGTGCGGAGGTGTTGTCCACGTCCGAACTGCTGGCGGTGGTACTGGGAAGCGGAAGCGAGGGGCAGTCGGCCCTGAGTCTGGCCCGTAGCCTTCTGGAGGAAGCCGGGGGCACCCTGTCCGGTCTGGCTACCCTGTCCGTCCAGGATCTGATGCGGTGGCACGGTATGGGACCTGCCAAGGTGGCCCGGGTGCGGGCCACGGTGGAGCTGGCACGGCGGCTGTGGGCGGAGGAGGCGGGCTCACGCCCCGTGGTGCACAATGCCGAGGACCTGGCTGCCCTGGTGGTGCCCAGGCTGCGTTACCTCGACCGGGAACACCTGCTGGTGGTCATGCTGGACGCCTCCAACCGTGTGGTAGGGGTGGAGACGGTGTCTGTGGGTGATCTCACCTCCTCTATTGCCCACCCGCGGGAAGTGTTCAAGCCCTGCATCCGGCGCAACGCGGCTGCGGTTGCCCTGGCCCACAATCATCCTTCCGGTGACCCCCGGCCCAGCGAGGACGACGTGCAGGTAACCCAACGTATGATCGCGGCCGGGAAGTTGCTGGGGATAGAAGTGCTGGACCACGTCATCCTGTCTGACCACGGATACATCAGCCTGCGTCAAGCGGGGTTCGGGTGGGAGAAAGGGGAATAG
- a CDS encoding rod shape-determining protein: MFSTIYKWLSHDLGIDLGTANSLVHVRGRGIVLQEPSVVAMERDGRAVLAVGEEAKRMIGRTPGNIVAVRPMKDGVIADFDVTMTMLRYFIHKALPNRGLVRPRVVVAVPSGVTEVERRAVVDATLQAGAREAYLIEEPMAAAIGAGLPVEEPTGNMVVDVGGGTTEVAIISLGGIVTCRSIRVAGDEMDEAIVSYIKRTYNLLIGERTAEEIKIQIGSAFPGYDDQDMEVRGRDLVTGLPRTLRVTAEEIRRALSEPVGAILEAIRTTLERTPPELASDIMDRGIFLTGGGSLLRGLDRLVAEETGMPVHLAEEPLLCVARGTGKALEEIHTLRKVLLSPRRG, encoded by the coding sequence GTGTTTTCGACGATCTACAAGTGGTTGTCGCACGACCTGGGCATCGACCTGGGCACCGCCAACAGCCTGGTGCACGTACGGGGAAGGGGGATCGTCCTGCAGGAACCATCCGTGGTGGCCATGGAGCGGGACGGCAGGGCGGTCCTGGCCGTGGGGGAAGAAGCCAAGCGCATGATCGGTCGCACACCCGGCAACATCGTGGCCGTGCGTCCCATGAAGGACGGGGTGATCGCCGACTTCGACGTTACCATGACCATGCTGCGCTACTTCATCCACAAGGCCCTGCCCAACCGCGGGCTGGTGCGTCCCCGCGTGGTGGTGGCTGTGCCCAGCGGGGTTACCGAAGTGGAGCGCAGGGCTGTGGTGGATGCCACCTTGCAGGCGGGAGCCCGGGAGGCCTATCTGATCGAGGAGCCCATGGCTGCGGCCATCGGGGCGGGGCTTCCGGTGGAGGAGCCCACCGGCAACATGGTGGTGGATGTGGGGGGCGGTACCACCGAGGTGGCCATCATTTCCCTGGGGGGAATCGTTACCTGCCGTTCCATCCGGGTGGCCGGGGATGAGATGGACGAGGCCATCGTGTCGTACATCAAGCGCACGTACAACCTGCTCATCGGGGAAAGGACAGCCGAGGAGATAAAGATCCAGATCGGCTCAGCGTTCCCCGGGTACGATGATCAGGACATGGAAGTGAGGGGGCGGGATCTGGTCACCGGCCTGCCTCGCACCCTGCGCGTCACGGCGGAGGAAATCAGGCGGGCTCTGAGCGAGCCGGTGGGGGCCATTCTGGAGGCCATCCGTACCACCTTGGAGCGTACTCCTCCCGAACTGGCCTCGGATATCATGGATCGGGGGATATTCCTCACCGGCGGAGGCTCTCTCCTGAGGGGCTTGGATCGCCTGGTGGCGGAGGAAACGGGTATGCCCGTGCACCTGGCGGAGGAGCCCTTGTTGTGTGTGGCCCGGGGGACCGGGAAGGCGCTGGAGGAGATCCACACCCTGCGCAAAGTGCTCCTTAGCCCTCGCAGAGGGTGA
- the mreC gene encoding rod shape-determining protein MreC, with translation MRIAGARIAAALGVGLLVVFLAGLTAAERERVTAFEQAVREGLRPALLVVARASDTLKGTVTTLVSLPEIRERQKELEREAARARDLERRLAVLEEENRRLRALLGFRPPVPGQVVGARVVGRNADNWLSRVVIDQGTGAGICRDAAVLTEEGLVGRVSSPGPYQSVVTLLSDPGSAVAAMVASTHDAGVCYGQVGTDLLRMRFFSRDARVAPGDQVVTSGLGGVFPPHLMVGTVVETFRGDYGLVQYATVRPAADLNRLGEVLVLVPTPAGTPVPGGASVPGGAPPPGAAYGAGGPR, from the coding sequence ATGCGGATCGCCGGGGCCAGGATCGCGGCCGCCCTCGGGGTGGGCTTGCTGGTAGTTTTCCTGGCCGGCCTCACCGCCGCCGAGAGAGAGCGGGTCACTGCGTTTGAGCAGGCGGTGCGGGAAGGCCTGCGTCCCGCCCTGCTTGTGGTGGCCCGGGCGTCGGACACGCTGAAGGGGACGGTTACCACTCTGGTCTCTTTGCCCGAGATCAGGGAGCGGCAAAAGGAACTCGAGCGGGAGGCGGCCCGAGCCCGCGACCTGGAGCGACGGCTGGCGGTGCTGGAAGAAGAGAACCGCCGGCTGCGGGCACTGCTTGGTTTCCGGCCCCCGGTGCCGGGGCAGGTGGTGGGGGCACGGGTTGTGGGGCGAAATGCCGACAACTGGCTCAGCCGGGTGGTGATCGACCAGGGGACCGGAGCGGGCATATGCAGGGACGCCGCAGTGCTGACAGAAGAGGGGCTGGTGGGTAGGGTGTCTTCCCCGGGACCGTACCAGTCTGTGGTCACCCTCCTTTCCGACCCAGGTAGCGCGGTGGCCGCCATGGTGGCCAGCACCCATGACGCCGGGGTGTGTTACGGGCAGGTGGGCACCGACCTTTTGCGCATGCGCTTTTTCTCCCGGGACGCCCGCGTGGCCCCCGGCGACCAGGTGGTGACATCGGGGCTGGGTGGGGTGTTTCCTCCCCACCTGATGGTGGGCACGGTGGTGGAAACCTTCCGCGGCGACTACGGCCTGGTGCAGTATGCCACGGTCAGGCCCGCCGCCGACCTCAATCGTCTCGGGGAGGTGCTGGTCCTGGTACCCACCCCCGCCGGCACGCCGGTACCGGGTGGCGCTTCCGTCCCCGGGGGTGCTCCCCCTCCCGGCGCCGCTTATGGGGCGGGGGGACCTCGATGA